In a single window of the Methanolobus psychrophilus R15 genome:
- a CDS encoding KaiC yields MDRMPTGIENLDKKIGGGYPKGKGILVTGAPGAGKTIFGLHFLNKSCMDGNKCIMVATEETSEDLLRQAAMLGLGLESFIEKGLLQIKPVVELRTRGIARDAQLLEDYSDEEIDIIEETGLDRHFKLDRADFNIEEIDIIDLVRLIPEGTDVAVIDNLGVLTFGLSAKEFRDKFDTLNRLLAKQKTSTLYIMDEAAYEMTHRIADYSTYGAIKLFVKENPYTGNNERFLSIPKMRSTKITLDVSIFDITPAGIKLKGSKSKLVEL; encoded by the coding sequence ATGGATAGAATGCCAACTGGGATAGAGAACCTGGATAAAAAGATAGGGGGTGGATACCCCAAAGGCAAAGGGATACTTGTTACAGGTGCTCCGGGAGCAGGTAAAACCATCTTTGGACTTCATTTTCTGAATAAATCCTGCATGGACGGAAATAAATGTATCATGGTTGCGACTGAAGAAACATCGGAGGACCTGCTTAGGCAAGCCGCAATGTTAGGACTTGGTCTTGAGTCATTTATAGAGAAGGGACTTCTTCAGATAAAACCCGTCGTTGAACTGAGGACAAGAGGAATTGCACGTGATGCACAACTGTTGGAAGATTACAGCGATGAGGAAATAGACATCATTGAAGAAACCGGCCTTGACAGGCATTTCAAACTTGACAGGGCTGATTTCAATATTGAAGAAATAGATATTATCGACCTTGTAAGGCTTATTCCTGAGGGTACAGATGTTGCTGTCATTGATAATCTAGGAGTTCTGACATTTGGACTAAGTGCCAAGGAGTTCAGGGACAAGTTCGATACCCTTAACCGCCTGCTGGCAAAACAAAAAACCAGTACGCTCTACATCATGGATGAAGCTGCCTATGAGATGACACACAGGATTGCAGACTATTCCACCTACGGAGCGATCAAATTGTTCGTCAAAGAGAACCCATACACGGGCAACAACGAACGTTTCCTCAGCATACCCAAAATGCGCAGTACTAAGATCACTCTTGATGTAAGCATTTTTGATATAACTCCCGCAGGAATTAAGCTGAAAGGATCTAAAAGCAAACTTGTGGAACTTTAG
- a CDS encoding Small nuclear ribonucleoprotein, LSM family: MGNRPLDILNNALNTPVIVRLKGAREFRGKLQGYDVHMNLVLDEAEELKEGDIVRKLGSVVIRGDNIVYVSP; the protein is encoded by the coding sequence ATGGGAAACAGACCTCTTGACATATTGAACAATGCATTGAACACACCTGTGATCGTGAGATTGAAAGGTGCTAGGGAATTCAGAGGAAAACTTCAGGGTTACGATGTTCACATGAACCTTGTACTTGATGAAGCTGAAGAGCTGAAAGAAGGAGATATTGTAAGAAAGCTGGGCAGTGTTGTTATCAGAGGCGATAACATCGTGTATGTGTCCCCCTGA
- a CDS encoding 2-oxoglutarate ferredoxin oxidoreductase subunit beta: MASVEDYGDYETAWCPGCGDFNILKALKAALANLGKSPSEVLMVSGIGQAGKLPQYLNCNFFNGLHGRTLPPATAAKLSNHELTVLAVAGDGDCYGEGGNHLIHAIRRNPDITILVHDNQIYGLTKGQASPTSERGMVSKIQREGVFNNPLNPIALAISQECSFVSRGYAGDVQHLTELLIKAIRHRGLSLVEVLQPCVTFNKLNTFKWYSNRVYKMEDGEYPLDDRVKAFERSLEWGDRIPLGIFYVNERPVLEDNHEVLKEAPLIRHKPQTEKVNGLIDGFM, translated from the coding sequence ATGGCGAGCGTAGAGGACTACGGGGATTATGAAACCGCATGGTGCCCTGGCTGTGGTGATTTCAATATACTGAAGGCTCTTAAGGCTGCTCTTGCAAACCTTGGGAAATCTCCTTCCGAGGTGTTGATGGTTTCAGGTATCGGTCAGGCAGGCAAGCTTCCCCAGTACCTGAACTGCAACTTCTTCAATGGGCTTCACGGTCGCACCCTTCCGCCAGCTACTGCGGCAAAGCTTTCAAACCATGAGCTGACCGTGCTTGCTGTGGCAGGGGACGGGGATTGCTACGGGGAAGGAGGCAACCATCTGATCCATGCGATCAGGAGAAACCCTGACATCACTATACTTGTGCATGATAACCAGATATACGGCCTCACCAAAGGGCAGGCCTCTCCGACCAGTGAGCGTGGCATGGTTTCCAAGATCCAAAGGGAAGGCGTTTTCAATAACCCCTTAAACCCGATAGCACTTGCTATCTCCCAGGAATGCTCTTTTGTGAGCAGGGGCTATGCAGGAGATGTGCAGCACCTCACAGAACTGCTCATCAAGGCCATCCGGCACAGGGGACTTTCGCTGGTGGAAGTGCTGCAGCCCTGTGTCACTTTCAACAAGCTGAACACTTTTAAATGGTACTCGAACAGGGTTTACAAGATGGAAGATGGCGAGTATCCTCTTGACGACCGGGTAAAAGCCTTTGAAAGATCCCTTGAATGGGGTGACCGGATACCCCTTGGAATATTCTATGTGAACGAAAGACCCGTTCTGGAGGACAATCACGAGGTGCTCAAGGAGGCTCCTCTTATCAGGCATAAGCCACAGACAGAAAAAGTGAACGGACTGATTGACGGCTTTATGTGA
- a CDS encoding putative methylase, whose product MASISYRNATIKLDENSYDPAEDSFLLADAAVEHTKDDSRVLEIGTGTGFVSAVLRANRDVNLVATEINPHAASCARSNGIEVIRTDMFAGLRKGNTFDIIIFNPPYLPTSENEKVPGWLNYAFDGGIDGRDAIGSFLNEAFSYLAPGGTVMLLISSLTGIDEVRKKMEGQGFQTEIVASARCSFEELVVVKASMHNLHEKYKN is encoded by the coding sequence ATGGCCAGTATCAGCTACAGGAACGCAACGATAAAGCTGGATGAGAATTCATATGATCCGGCAGAAGATTCTTTTTTGCTTGCCGATGCAGCAGTCGAGCACACAAAGGATGACTCCAGAGTCCTTGAGATAGGTACAGGCACAGGCTTTGTATCCGCTGTCCTCAGGGCTAACAGGGATGTCAACCTCGTTGCAACCGAGATCAACCCTCATGCAGCCTCATGTGCACGTTCCAATGGCATAGAGGTCATCAGGACAGACATGTTTGCAGGACTACGCAAAGGAAATACCTTTGATATTATTATCTTCAACCCCCCCTACCTGCCGACATCCGAGAATGAGAAAGTGCCAGGGTGGCTGAACTATGCTTTTGATGGCGGCATTGATGGCCGTGACGCAATTGGGTCGTTCTTAAACGAAGCCTTTAGTTACCTTGCACCCGGAGGGACAGTCATGTTGCTTATTTCGTCCCTGACAGGCATAGACGAGGTAAGGAAAAAAATGGAAGGGCAGGGTTTCCAGACCGAGATAGTGGCCAGTGCGAGATGTTCCTTTGAAGAGCTTGTCGTTGTCAAAGCAAGTATGCACAACTTACATGAAAAATATAAAAATTGA
- a CDS encoding 50S ribosomal protein L21e: MPTSHGEKCCTRYKLKKSVRERGISPVSKAIQEFAEGQMVHIDIDPSVQKGMPNPRFQGRTGKVLGQRGRAYRLQIRDGNATKELIALPQHLKPQKY, encoded by the coding sequence ATGCCAACATCACACGGTGAAAAATGCTGTACACGTTACAAACTCAAAAAGAGTGTAAGAGAAAGAGGAATTTCCCCTGTTAGCAAGGCTATCCAGGAGTTCGCAGAGGGACAGATGGTCCACATCGACATCGACCCCAGCGTACAGAAGGGAATGCCAAACCCAAGATTCCAGGGAAGGACCGGCAAGGTTTTGGGTCAGCGCGGCCGCGCATACCGGCTCCAGATAAGGGATGGCAATGCTACAAAGGAACTCATAGCCCTTCCCCAGCACCTTAAGCCACAGAAGTACTAA
- a CDS encoding pyruvate flavodoxin/ferredoxin oxidoreductase-like protein, protein MGSVLSKSLLNSGFYVFSTQYYLSRIRGGHNTFQIRISDSELAAMGEDVDILIALDRASIDRHLGEMSDGVVIVDRDVVELDKEHDSIFHVPLLKIAKDVGGNKIYTNTVAAGAAIGLLCLSLDSLNGVLTSIFKKKGQEIIDNNLKVAKAGYDYVRENYPHGCKFNVSLPEAQEKRMLIAGNEAAGLGALAAGVQFLSAYPMTPSTGVLNYVASHAGEFGVVVEQAEDEIAALNMALGASFTGARSMVTTAGGGFCLMVEALGLAGITETPVVIFLAQRPGPATGLPTMTEQGDLLFALHAAQGEFPRCILAPGTPDECFYMMAEAFNIAEKYQIPVFVMSDQYLADSLFTCKRFDASKITVERHLLSDQELRTKHGDYRRYKFTPGGISPRALPGQEGILVCADSDEHDEFGHIDESQENRIRMMDKRMKKLELLATEMKPPKIYGSHDAKLTLIGWGSTYGPLAETVDILTKEGHSANLVHFNYIYPMPAESIHKALAKSKKKICVENNYTGQLARLLRTEAGIEMSDKILRYDGLPFTPASIVEALREKGVI, encoded by the coding sequence ATGGGCAGTGTGCTTTCCAAGAGCCTCCTCAATAGCGGATTCTATGTTTTCAGTACACAGTATTATCTTTCAAGGATAAGAGGTGGTCACAACACATTCCAGATACGGATCAGTGACTCCGAACTTGCAGCAATGGGTGAGGATGTCGACATACTTATCGCTCTTGACAGGGCTTCCATCGACAGGCATCTTGGTGAAATGTCAGACGGGGTCGTGATAGTCGACAGGGATGTGGTTGAACTGGATAAAGAGCATGATTCCATCTTTCATGTTCCCCTGTTGAAAATAGCAAAGGATGTAGGTGGCAACAAGATATATACTAATACCGTTGCTGCTGGCGCAGCCATTGGTCTGCTATGCCTGAGCCTTGATTCTCTTAATGGGGTACTTACATCGATCTTTAAGAAAAAAGGCCAGGAGATAATTGATAACAATCTTAAGGTAGCTAAGGCCGGTTATGATTATGTGAGGGAGAACTATCCGCATGGGTGCAAATTCAATGTATCCCTGCCGGAGGCACAGGAGAAAAGGATGCTTATTGCAGGCAATGAAGCCGCAGGTCTCGGGGCACTTGCTGCCGGCGTGCAGTTCCTGTCAGCATACCCGATGACACCTTCCACAGGCGTGCTCAATTATGTTGCAAGTCATGCCGGCGAGTTCGGTGTGGTAGTTGAACAGGCCGAGGATGAGATAGCAGCGCTCAATATGGCGCTTGGTGCTTCCTTTACCGGTGCGCGTTCCATGGTCACTACGGCCGGGGGCGGGTTCTGCCTGATGGTCGAGGCCCTTGGCCTTGCCGGGATAACCGAGACCCCGGTGGTCATCTTCCTGGCACAGCGCCCCGGACCTGCAACCGGTCTTCCCACAATGACAGAACAGGGCGACCTGCTGTTTGCATTGCATGCCGCACAGGGAGAGTTCCCAAGATGCATCCTTGCACCGGGTACTCCTGATGAGTGTTTTTACATGATGGCAGAAGCATTCAATATTGCAGAAAAGTATCAGATCCCTGTTTTTGTCATGAGCGACCAGTACCTTGCTGATTCTTTGTTCACATGCAAGCGATTCGATGCTTCAAAGATCACTGTTGAGAGGCACCTGCTGTCTGATCAGGAACTGCGGACCAAACACGGAGATTACAGGCGCTATAAGTTCACTCCAGGGGGCATCTCTCCAAGGGCACTTCCCGGCCAGGAAGGGATACTTGTGTGTGCTGACAGTGATGAACATGATGAGTTCGGGCACATAGACGAGAGCCAGGAGAACCGGATAAGGATGATGGATAAGAGAATGAAGAAACTTGAGTTGCTGGCTACCGAAATGAAGCCTCCTAAGATATATGGCTCGCATGATGCGAAACTTACTCTGATTGGCTGGGGTTCCACTTACGGACCGCTGGCAGAGACGGTTGACATTCTTACTAAGGAGGGACATTCTGCTAATCTGGTTCATTTCAACTATATTTATCCAATGCCTGCAGAGAGTATACATAAGGCGCTGGCAAAGTCAAAGAAAAAGATATGTGTAGAGAATAATTATACCGGCCAGCTTGCCAGGCTGCTCCGGACAGAGGCAGGTATCGAAATGTCTGATAAGATACTGAGGTATGACGGTCTCCCTTTCACTCCTGCATCCATAGTCGAAGCTCTTCGTGAAAAGGGGGTGATCTGA
- the ksgA gene encoding dimethyladenosine transferase codes for MVHNILRKYGIRGGDHDQHFLVDERILDRIVDAADIRPHETILEIGAGIGNLTERLMKRAGKVIAIERDPVLVDVLLDRFGENDKLEIIAGDVLEVEFPPFDKVVSNLPYSISSEITFKLFRHEFELGILMYQYEFAQRMVAHANSGDYSRLSVNTYYFADTSIIMEIPRRAFSPPPEVLSAVVRVKPRPSPFKVDDRKYYLDFVTAVFGQRRKKIRNSIIRNKQLLGIDDIKEFIGKLPTEMLDKRPENLEPEELAHLANLLYRRRQQG; via the coding sequence TTGGTCCACAATATTCTCAGGAAATATGGCATACGTGGCGGTGACCACGACCAGCATTTCCTTGTGGATGAGCGTATACTCGACAGGATCGTCGATGCTGCAGATATCCGGCCCCATGAAACCATACTGGAGATAGGGGCCGGGATAGGCAACCTTACCGAACGTCTGATGAAGCGCGCCGGGAAAGTTATTGCAATCGAGCGAGATCCGGTTCTTGTGGATGTGCTTCTGGACCGCTTCGGAGAGAACGACAAACTTGAGATCATTGCAGGAGATGTTCTTGAAGTTGAATTCCCGCCTTTTGATAAAGTAGTTTCTAACCTTCCCTATTCTATCTCATCGGAGATAACCTTCAAGCTCTTCAGACATGAGTTCGAACTGGGGATCCTTATGTACCAGTACGAATTCGCACAAAGGATGGTAGCCCATGCAAACTCAGGGGATTATAGCAGGCTATCGGTCAACACATATTATTTTGCAGATACATCCATTATCATGGAGATTCCGCGCAGAGCTTTTTCACCGCCTCCGGAAGTGCTCTCTGCAGTCGTAAGAGTTAAGCCCAGACCATCACCCTTTAAAGTTGATGACAGGAAATATTACCTTGACTTCGTTACAGCTGTCTTCGGCCAGAGACGCAAGAAGATCCGCAACTCAATAATAAGGAACAAACAGCTTCTTGGAATCGATGACATAAAAGAGTTCATCGGCAAGCTTCCAACAGAAATGCTTGACAAAAGGCCGGAGAACCTGGAACCTGAAGAGCTTGCACATCTTGCAAACCTGCTTTACAGACGCAGGCAACAGGGATAG
- a CDS encoding phosphomethylpyrimidine kinase — MRRATVVMTIAGSDSGGGAGIEADIKTIAALGLHGTCAITSVTSQNTTGVLSAFDLPAEVVASQVDAVCTDMHVEWAKSGMLSSSGIISTVSDRVLKYGLKLVVDPVMAAEAGGDLLRKDAIRTLKEELLPISQVVTPNINEAVALSGTTITTVEEAKQAARIIAGTGVKVVIITGGHLDASDVIYEDKEDRFTVIPGKFVKGGTHGSGCTYAAALTCGLAQGMTIVEAASKAKDFVVRAIIASRTVGKGTGPVDPLAGIRRDATAYEVMGDLKEAVNIISRSGYFARMIPQVGCNIAMALPDAKGTEDVAAVAGRIVKLKDSPRAVGDIGFGVSGHVARIVLAAMEHDGNLRAAMNMKYSDKIISICKGMGLKVASFERAQEPENAIITHTGEWGTSDAIKKYGCVPDIIFDRGAVGKEPMIRILGRSATEVARTADSIAANYAARSKN, encoded by the coding sequence ATGAGAAGGGCAACTGTTGTAATGACCATTGCAGGATCGGATTCCGGAGGAGGGGCAGGGATAGAAGCGGACATAAAGACCATCGCAGCCTTGGGGCTGCACGGAACATGCGCCATTACATCAGTGACCTCACAGAACACTACCGGCGTACTGAGTGCCTTTGACCTGCCCGCAGAAGTGGTTGCCAGCCAGGTGGATGCAGTATGCACCGATATGCATGTAGAATGGGCCAAGTCCGGCATGTTGTCCTCATCAGGCATTATTTCCACTGTTTCTGACAGGGTCCTCAAGTATGGGCTTAAGCTGGTGGTGGATCCCGTAATGGCGGCCGAAGCCGGAGGTGATCTTCTAAGGAAAGATGCTATCAGGACACTGAAAGAAGAACTCCTGCCCATAAGCCAGGTCGTTACTCCAAACATCAATGAGGCAGTGGCCCTTTCAGGCACGACCATAACGACAGTGGAGGAAGCAAAGCAGGCAGCCAGGATCATTGCCGGGACAGGGGTCAAAGTAGTGATAATCACTGGTGGACACCTGGACGCATCCGATGTAATCTATGAGGATAAAGAGGACAGGTTCACAGTCATCCCCGGAAAATTTGTAAAGGGTGGCACTCATGGTTCAGGATGCACCTATGCCGCTGCTCTTACCTGCGGCCTTGCACAGGGAATGACAATAGTGGAAGCAGCCAGCAAAGCTAAGGATTTTGTGGTGAGGGCCATCATAGCCAGCCGGACGGTCGGCAAAGGTACCGGGCCGGTAGATCCTCTTGCAGGGATCCGCAGAGATGCAACAGCATACGAAGTTATGGGAGACTTGAAGGAAGCAGTCAATATCATCTCCCGCTCCGGGTATTTTGCAAGAATGATCCCGCAGGTGGGATGTAACATAGCCATGGCCCTGCCCGATGCAAAGGGAACAGAGGATGTTGCAGCAGTTGCCGGAAGGATAGTAAAGCTCAAAGATTCGCCCAGAGCCGTCGGAGACATCGGTTTTGGTGTAAGTGGCCACGTTGCCCGCATAGTCCTTGCAGCAATGGAACATGACGGAAATCTCAGAGCCGCCATGAACATGAAGTACTCTGACAAAATCATCAGCATCTGCAAAGGAATGGGACTGAAGGTTGCATCCTTTGAGCGTGCGCAAGAGCCTGAGAATGCCATTATCACACATACTGGCGAATGGGGCACTTCAGATGCGATAAAGAAGTATGGATGCGTGCCAGATATCATCTTTGACAGAGGCGCCGTGGGAAAGGAGCCCATGATCAGGATACTGGGCAGGAGCGCGACAGAAGTTGCCAGGACTGCAGACAGCATAGCCGCAAATTATGCGGCCAGGTCCAAAAATTAA
- a CDS encoding DEAD/DEAH box helicase domain protein, whose translation MDSEPTTFKDLNLTKGVLKSIKVMGYIEPTEIQVQAIPLIMQGKDIIGQARTGTGKTAAFGIPLVEMVDQKKRALQAMVLCPTRELAVQIADELKKIALLTEGLSITAIYGGRAMGQQTQELESGTQIVVGTPGRVIDHIQRGAINMDSIRIMVLDEADEMLNMGFREDIEKVLELTPGERQTLLFSATMPKTILKLTDEYMREPEHIKVAKKEMTVPGVEQFYFEIKESSKIEVLHRMIDVENIQSALVFCNTKKDVDKVLVKLRSHGHSVEALHGDIRQNLRERTVDKLRDEDISILVATDVAARGLDIENIEVVFNYDLPLEIETYVHRIGRTARAGRPGLAYSFVTKNEIGKITAIQRYTKTEIIRKELPTIKDAEKAREAQVAEKVRTSIRTGNLERYDEWVGKLAGEGADYRKIAAALAKIVLKEGKN comes from the coding sequence ATGGATTCAGAACCAACAACATTCAAAGACCTTAACCTTACCAAAGGGGTGCTAAAAAGCATCAAAGTGATGGGCTATATTGAGCCTACAGAGATACAGGTACAGGCCATCCCCCTGATAATGCAGGGAAAGGACATCATCGGGCAGGCACGGACCGGTACAGGGAAGACTGCAGCATTTGGAATACCTCTTGTGGAGATGGTAGATCAAAAAAAGAGGGCCCTGCAAGCTATGGTCCTCTGCCCTACCAGGGAACTGGCCGTCCAGATAGCTGACGAACTTAAGAAGATAGCCCTGCTGACAGAGGGACTGAGCATAACAGCGATTTACGGCGGGCGGGCCATGGGCCAGCAGACGCAGGAACTTGAAAGCGGCACACAGATAGTTGTCGGGACACCTGGAAGAGTAATAGACCACATCCAGCGTGGAGCCATCAATATGGATAGTATCAGGATCATGGTCCTTGACGAGGCAGACGAGATGCTTAATATGGGATTCAGGGAAGATATCGAGAAGGTGCTTGAACTCACCCCTGGGGAAAGGCAGACACTGCTCTTTTCAGCAACCATGCCAAAGACCATACTGAAACTGACCGACGAGTACATGCGCGAACCCGAACACATAAAAGTGGCCAAAAAAGAGATGACCGTGCCCGGCGTGGAACAGTTCTACTTTGAGATCAAGGAAAGTTCAAAAATAGAAGTGCTTCACCGCATGATAGATGTGGAGAATATCCAGTCAGCTCTTGTGTTCTGTAATACCAAGAAGGATGTCGACAAAGTACTCGTGAAGCTTAGGTCACATGGCCATTCGGTGGAAGCCCTGCATGGAGACATCAGGCAGAACCTCAGGGAACGTACTGTCGATAAACTGCGGGACGAAGACATCAGTATACTCGTCGCCACGGATGTGGCTGCAAGAGGACTCGATATTGAGAACATCGAAGTGGTCTTCAATTATGACCTGCCCCTGGAGATAGAGACCTATGTTCACAGGATAGGCAGGACAGCAAGGGCCGGAAGACCCGGGCTGGCATACTCTTTTGTCACAAAGAACGAGATTGGTAAGATCACAGCAATTCAGAGATACACGAAGACTGAAATTATAAGGAAGGAACTTCCCACAATAAAGGATGCTGAAAAGGCAAGGGAAGCACAGGTCGCTGAAAAAGTAAGAACGAGCATCCGCACAGGAAATCTGGAAAGATATGACGAGTGGGTCGGGAAACTGGCCGGAGAGGGTGCCGATTACAGGAAGATAGCTGCCGCCCTTGCAAAGATCGTGCTGAAGGAAGGAAAGAACTGA
- a CDS encoding DNA-directed RNA polymerase, subunit F has product MIVKEILSEELLTLSEVKGILHQIMEERLQNEEELGYELRKAINHADTFAKTSPEKARDLVNKLTALEKMKPDIAIRIADIMPMTRDELRSLYAKERFTLSDTELDKMLEMVEGAMD; this is encoded by the coding sequence ATGATTGTTAAGGAAATTCTGAGCGAAGAGTTGCTGACCCTTTCCGAAGTGAAGGGTATTTTGCACCAGATAATGGAAGAGCGCCTGCAAAATGAAGAAGAGCTGGGGTACGAGTTACGTAAGGCTATCAATCATGCAGATACGTTCGCAAAGACATCTCCGGAAAAGGCAAGAGATCTTGTAAACAAGCTCACAGCACTGGAAAAGATGAAGCCCGATATTGCCATAAGGATAGCAGATATAATGCCAATGACCAGGGATGAGCTCAGGTCCCTCTATGCAAAAGAAAGGTTCACCTTAAGTGATACGGAACTGGACAAGATGCTGGAAATGGTTGAAGGGGCAATGGATTAA